A window of the Aliivibrio salmonicida LFI1238 genome harbors these coding sequences:
- a CDS encoding IS630-like element ISVsa8 family transposase (programmed frameshift): MKAVNPLTDNEKITLKEAIANHPKNRVRIRAHAIILSDKGYSILALTDILDAKFETISSWIDHWEACGMLGLYDAVRIGRKPIYTEAEVYRLKSLVDEEPHQLKRAQAILEEETGKKSSLDTIKRNNKKSDYSYKRARHSLKLKRDDMKFNNFSNILNSLIEMERTNKCELFYFDESGFSQKSNLPYCWGPIGVQSLRPAHSHSKRLNVLGFLSRQGKLSFQTTEGRVTTDTVIDAFEHFINARKNDKPCFIILDNASFHRSAKFKQKLHEWLMNDVLVCYLPPYSPELNIIEILWKKVKYEWLPCEAFKTFEDLSINIKNILNYYGEKFTITFA, from the exons ATGAAAGCAGTTAATCCTTTAACAGACAATGAAAAAATAACCCTAAAAGAAGCGATCGCTAATCATCCAAAAAATAGAGTAAGAATACGAGCACATGCGATTATTCTCAGTGATAAAGGCTACTCTATTTTAGCGTTAACTGATATTTTAGACGCTAAATTTGAGACCATATCGTCATGGATAGACCATTGGGAAGCCTGTGGAATGCTCGGATTGTATGACGCTGTTCGTATAGGTAGAAAACCTATTTACACAGAAGCAGAAGTATATCGTTTGAAGTCATTGGTTGATGAAGAGCCACATCAACTTAAACGAGCACAAGCAATACTTGAAGAAGAAACAGGTAAAAAATCCAGCTTAGACACTATTAAACGAAATA ATAAAAAAAGTGATTACAGTTACAAAAGAGCCCGACACTCATTAAAGTTAAAGCGTGACGATATGAAATTCAATAATTTCAGTAATATATTGAATTCATTGATTGAAATGGAACGTACGAATAAATGTGAACTCTTTTATTTTGATGAGTCAGGCTTTAGTCAGAAATCTAATCTTCCTTATTGTTGGGGACCTATCGGTGTTCAATCGCTAAGGCCTGCTCATTCACACAGCAAACGGCTCAATGTTCTTGGCTTCTTAAGTAGACAAGGTAAATTGAGTTTTCAAACAACGGAAGGAAGAGTAACTACCGATACAGTAATTGATGCATTTGAGCACTTTATCAACGCACGAAAAAACGATAAGCCATGCTTTATTATCTTAGATAATGCCTCTTTTCATAGGTCAGCAAAATTTAAACAAAAATTGCATGAGTGGTTGATGAATGATGTATTAGTTTGTTATCTACCACCGTACTCTCCAGAGCTCAATATCATTGAGATATTGTGGAAGAAAGTAAAATATGAATGGTTACCATGTGAAGCGTTCAAAACGTTTGAAGACCTCAGTATTAACATCAAAAACATATTAAATTATTACGGCGAAAAATTCACAATAACTTTTGCGTGA
- a CDS encoding DedA family protein: MFDSFLSILTALWQQDFAILQNPSSAAMIYFCLILFIWLESAFIPTAPLPCDSVVILAGSLAAANVISYPVIVTGLIMAAAIGSQLAFIQGRWLHKFPMIQTWINAVPKNRLQTVDNLLSKHGLLALFVARFIPVVRPLLPLMMGLRMKQVRRFHYFAWISAIIWILLLTGFGYSLSFLPERISKIVTMVLMAAPVITLALAIGSFLSSYFIKKYRKRLY, encoded by the coding sequence ATGTTTGATTCATTTCTTTCTATTTTAACCGCCCTTTGGCAACAAGATTTTGCAATACTACAAAATCCAAGTAGTGCTGCAATGATTTACTTCTGCCTTATTTTATTCATTTGGCTAGAAAGCGCATTTATCCCTACAGCCCCACTCCCTTGTGATAGTGTCGTCATCCTTGCTGGATCTCTTGCTGCAGCAAATGTAATTAGCTACCCTGTCATCGTCACTGGACTTATCATGGCAGCAGCCATTGGCAGTCAATTGGCTTTTATTCAAGGTCGTTGGTTGCATAAGTTTCCAATGATTCAAACATGGATAAACGCAGTGCCAAAAAACCGACTACAAACCGTTGATAATTTATTATCAAAACACGGATTATTAGCATTATTTGTTGCGCGCTTTATTCCGGTTGTTCGCCCTCTTCTTCCATTAATGATGGGCTTACGAATGAAGCAAGTACGACGCTTTCATTATTTTGCGTGGATTAGTGCCATCATTTGGATTTTACTGCTCACAGGCTTTGGGTATTCGTTATCTTTCTTACCTGAGCGCATTTCAAAAATCGTAACAATGGTATTAATGGCCGCACCAGTAATTACTCTCGCTCTTGCTATCGGCAGTTTTTTAAGTAGCTATTTTATTAAAAAATACCGAAAACGCCTCTATTAA
- the gnd gene encoding decarboxylating NADP(+)-dependent phosphogluconate dehydrogenase, translating to MKGDIGVIGLAVMGQNLILNMNDHGFKVVAHNRTATKVDEFLEGPAKDTNIVGAYSLEELVEKLETPRKIMLMVRAGDVVDTFIDNLVPLLDKGDIIIDGGNTNFPDTNRRVAALKEKGIYFIGTGVSGGEEGARFGPSIMPGGSPEAWPFVKPIFQAISAKTDDNEPCCDWVGNDGAGHFVKMVHNGIEYGDMQLITEAYQFMKDGLGMNHDEMQSVFTDWNETELNSYLVEITADILGYKDEDGEPLVEKILDTAGQKGTGKWTGINALDMGIPLTLITESVFARCLSALKDQRVEAEQLFAKTTVAVEGDKQVWIDALRQALLASKIISYAQGFMLMREASNENGWDLNYGNVALMWRGGCIIRSAFLGNIRDAYDTDAELSFLGSDVYFKTILENSLTAWRKVASKSMEVGIPMPCMTSALTFLDGYTTARLPANLLQAQRDYFGAHTYERLDKPRGEFFHTNWTGKGGDVSSTTYNS from the coding sequence ATGAAAGGTGATATTGGTGTAATTGGTCTTGCTGTAATGGGACAAAATCTAATTCTTAATATGAATGATCACGGTTTTAAAGTGGTTGCTCATAACCGTACAGCGACAAAAGTAGACGAATTCCTAGAAGGACCAGCAAAAGACACAAATATTGTTGGTGCTTATTCATTGGAAGAACTTGTTGAGAAACTAGAAACACCACGCAAAATTATGTTAATGGTACGTGCTGGTGACGTTGTTGATACATTTATTGATAACCTTGTTCCTTTACTAGATAAAGGCGACATCATTATTGATGGTGGTAACACAAACTTCCCTGATACAAACCGCCGAGTAGCTGCACTTAAAGAAAAAGGCATTTACTTTATTGGTACTGGTGTTTCTGGTGGTGAAGAAGGTGCTCGTTTTGGTCCTTCAATTATGCCTGGAGGCTCACCAGAAGCATGGCCATTTGTTAAGCCAATCTTCCAAGCTATCTCTGCAAAAACAGATGACAATGAACCATGTTGTGATTGGGTTGGTAACGACGGTGCTGGTCACTTTGTTAAAATGGTACACAATGGCATCGAATACGGTGACATGCAGCTAATCACCGAAGCATACCAATTCATGAAAGATGGTTTAGGTATGAATCATGATGAAATGCAATCTGTGTTTACTGATTGGAACGAGACTGAGTTAAATAGCTATTTAGTCGAAATTACAGCGGATATTCTTGGTTATAAAGACGAAGATGGTGAGCCGTTAGTTGAAAAAATCCTTGATACAGCCGGCCAAAAAGGTACGGGTAAATGGACGGGTATCAATGCACTTGATATGGGTATTCCACTGACGCTGATCACTGAATCTGTCTTCGCTCGTTGCCTATCTGCACTAAAAGATCAACGTGTTGAAGCAGAGCAATTGTTTGCTAAAACAACCGTTGCAGTTGAAGGCGATAAGCAAGTATGGATTGATGCGTTACGCCAAGCGTTACTTGCATCTAAGATTATTTCTTATGCTCAAGGTTTCATGTTAATGCGTGAAGCGTCAAATGAAAATGGTTGGGATCTAAATTACGGTAATGTGGCGCTAATGTGGCGTGGCGGTTGTATTATCCGTTCTGCTTTCTTAGGCAATATTCGTGATGCATATGATACGGATGCTGAACTGTCGTTCTTAGGTTCAGATGTTTACTTTAAGACTATTTTAGAAAACAGCTTAACTGCATGGCGTAAAGTTGCTTCTAAATCAATGGAAGTGGGAATTCCAATGCCTTGTATGACATCGGCATTAACGTTCTTAGATGGTTATACAACAGCCCGCTTACCCGCTAACTTACTGCAAGCACAGCGTGATTATTTTGGTGCTCATACTTATGAACGCTTAGATAAACCAAGAGGCGAGTTCTTCCATACTAATTGGACTGGTAAAGGTGGCGATGTTTCGTCAACAACTTATAACTCTTAG
- the pgl gene encoding 6-phosphogluconolactonase translates to MINHQILETPEQVVISLADELKRLSEQGKTVHVSLSGGSTPKMLFMLLATDKYAQSIEWQNLNFWWGDERCVSPDDAESNYGEANELLFSHIVIPSENIHRIRGENTPEEEVIRFSKEMAECIPTENGIPVFDWILLGVGADGHTASLFPHVTDYNDSNLAIVAVHPESGQRRVSKTAKVLEAAKRISYLVLGKGKAEIVHEIHTTPASQLPYPAANIQSTLGTTEWFLDLDAAAQITNK, encoded by the coding sequence ATGATAAATCATCAAATTTTAGAGACACCAGAACAAGTGGTTATTAGCCTGGCTGATGAGCTAAAGAGACTGAGTGAACAAGGTAAAACAGTACATGTGTCTCTCTCTGGTGGAAGCACGCCTAAGATGTTGTTTATGTTACTTGCTACTGATAAATATGCACAAAGCATTGAGTGGCAAAATCTGAACTTTTGGTGGGGAGATGAGCGTTGTGTTTCTCCTGATGATGCAGAAAGTAACTATGGTGAAGCGAATGAACTGTTGTTTTCTCACATTGTTATCCCCAGTGAGAATATTCACCGTATCCGTGGTGAAAATACACCAGAAGAAGAAGTGATTCGTTTTTCAAAAGAAATGGCAGAGTGCATCCCAACAGAAAATGGTATTCCAGTCTTTGACTGGATTCTATTAGGTGTTGGTGCTGATGGGCATACAGCTTCTCTTTTTCCACATGTTACTGATTATAATGATTCGAATCTTGCCATTGTTGCTGTTCATCCAGAATCAGGTCAGCGCCGAGTATCTAAAACAGCCAAAGTACTAGAGGCGGCAAAACGCATCAGCTACCTTGTTCTAGGCAAAGGAAAAGCAGAAATCGTACACGAAATTCACACAACACCAGCAAGTCAGCTGCCTTATCCCGCAGCAAATATCCAATCAACGTTGGGTACGACTGAGTGGTTTTTAGATTTGGACGCAGCAGCTCAAATTACTAATAAATAA
- the zwf gene encoding glucose-6-phosphate dehydrogenase: MAISDYNTIVIFGASGDLTYRKLIPALYHLYASNQLPASFSILGVSRTQYDDDSYREKLKQSLQEMEKTDPATLTAFCEHLHYQAINTSDKGDYGLLVTKLDEIADKYQIKERNTLFYLATPPSLYGVIPACLAAHGLNDESNGWKRLIIEKPFGYDLESALQLGKEIHKYFEEHQIYRIDHYLGKETVQNLLVLRFSNIMFEPLWNRNFIEYVEITGAESLGVEERGGYYDGSGAMRDMFQNHLLQVLAMVGMESPSAINADSMRDEIAKVLQSLQPISEDDLRNNLVLGQYTESEVRGNLLPSYRDEHGVDDNSRTETYVGLKMFINNWRWNGVPFYVRTGKRLPTRVTEVVIHFKKTPHPVFSKDAPENKLVIRIQPDEGIQMRFGLKEPGSGFKVKDVSMDFHYQSLAETNMLTAYERLLMDALNGDATLFARSDAVNACWKFVQPILDFKEDPQSLFGYACGTWGPKEADQLLERDDRAWRFPCKNLTDTDYCEL; encoded by the coding sequence ATGGCAATCTCAGACTACAATACAATCGTAATTTTTGGTGCTTCTGGTGATCTTACTTATCGTAAGCTTATTCCTGCCTTGTATCACCTGTATGCTAGCAATCAATTACCAGCGTCGTTTTCTATTCTTGGTGTAAGTCGTACTCAGTATGATGACGATTCATATCGAGAGAAGTTGAAACAATCATTGCAAGAAATGGAAAAAACCGATCCTGCAACGTTAACGGCATTCTGTGAACACCTTCATTACCAAGCAATTAATACTTCTGACAAAGGAGACTATGGTCTGCTGGTAACCAAATTAGATGAAATTGCAGATAAATATCAAATAAAAGAACGAAATACGCTTTTCTATTTAGCAACGCCTCCAAGTTTGTACGGTGTTATCCCTGCATGTTTAGCGGCTCATGGCCTTAACGATGAATCAAATGGTTGGAAACGTCTTATCATTGAAAAGCCGTTTGGTTATGATTTGGAATCTGCGTTACAACTGGGTAAAGAAATTCATAAGTATTTTGAAGAGCATCAAATTTACCGTATTGATCATTACTTAGGTAAAGAAACCGTACAGAACTTATTAGTATTGCGTTTTTCAAACATTATGTTTGAGCCATTATGGAACCGAAATTTCATTGAGTATGTTGAGATCACGGGTGCAGAATCTCTTGGTGTTGAAGAGCGTGGTGGTTATTATGATGGCTCTGGTGCAATGCGTGATATGTTCCAAAACCATTTGCTACAAGTGCTTGCAATGGTTGGTATGGAATCGCCTTCAGCTATTAACGCCGATTCGATGCGTGATGAAATAGCGAAAGTGCTGCAAAGTTTACAACCAATTTCTGAAGATGACTTACGAAACAACCTCGTTTTGGGTCAGTACACTGAATCAGAAGTTCGAGGTAATTTATTACCAAGCTACCGTGATGAACATGGTGTTGATGATAATTCTCGTACTGAAACGTATGTTGGTTTGAAAATGTTTATTAATAATTGGCGTTGGAATGGGGTTCCATTCTATGTCCGTACTGGTAAACGTCTTCCGACTCGTGTGACTGAAGTTGTTATACATTTCAAGAAAACGCCACACCCTGTTTTTTCTAAAGATGCACCTGAAAACAAATTGGTTATTCGTATTCAACCAGATGAAGGCATTCAGATGCGTTTCGGCTTAAAAGAGCCGGGTTCTGGTTTTAAAGTAAAAGATGTTTCGATGGATTTTCATTATCAATCGCTAGCAGAAACAAACATGCTGACAGCGTATGAACGTTTGTTGATGGATGCACTTAATGGTGACGCGACTCTGTTTGCTCGCAGTGACGCCGTTAATGCATGTTGGAAGTTTGTACAGCCAATTCTTGATTTTAAGGAAGACCCTCAATCTTTATTTGGTTACGCTTGTGGTACGTGGGGACCAAAAGAAGCCGATCAGCTGCTAGAGCGCGATGATCGAGCGTGGCGCTTTCCTTGTAAAAATTTAACCGATACGGATTATTGCGAATTATGA
- a CDS encoding HlyD family secretion protein — protein sequence MKVKFHLDKSKRPTTDNGMKVMYGGAKRGGYRIRWYFILAVILSPIFIMGYTFLKPYLFIVAPGIITTGPVTLTAAQDGIVKMIEVEDSEFVLFDQTLMQLDDPILEKDIFFIKEELMQLNAFQSENTEEDLSPYFTAIKAAKYNLKKITKIKLNYDQYANEGKVSQVDYAAIIGIYNASQTSLTSAYIALNQAKIADKQRQLAGGVAQVTRALNQNLTTKLNQLETLTVKAPYMGLVIDINTLVGQRVSIGDPLVTISPDVAPFVISYLDPKHIDKAKLGTEVMVTLPNGKKVKARVSFSIGLTSKVPPQLAKPFEGAKALLKVKITFLGGLLEGEWVEGMPVEVSF from the coding sequence ATGAAAGTTAAATTTCACTTAGATAAAAGCAAAAGACCGACCACCGATAATGGCATGAAAGTAATGTATGGCGGAGCAAAGCGTGGTGGCTACCGTATTCGATGGTATTTTATTTTAGCTGTTATCTTAAGTCCAATTTTCATCATGGGGTATACGTTTTTAAAACCGTATTTATTTATCGTCGCTCCAGGGATTATCACAACGGGTCCCGTAACGTTAACCGCAGCTCAAGATGGCATCGTAAAAATGATAGAAGTTGAAGACAGTGAATTTGTACTCTTTGATCAAACGCTTATGCAATTGGATGATCCAATATTAGAAAAAGACATCTTTTTTATAAAAGAAGAGTTGATGCAATTGAATGCCTTTCAAAGTGAGAACACAGAAGAGGACTTATCTCCTTATTTTACGGCAATTAAAGCCGCAAAATATAATCTGAAAAAAATAACGAAGATAAAATTGAATTATGACCAATACGCTAACGAGGGAAAAGTGTCTCAGGTTGATTATGCCGCTATTATTGGTATATATAATGCGTCTCAAACTTCATTAACTAGTGCCTATATTGCTCTAAATCAAGCTAAAATTGCGGATAAGCAAAGACAGTTAGCCGGTGGCGTTGCTCAGGTAACTCGTGCATTAAATCAAAATTTGACCACGAAACTAAATCAATTAGAGACGCTTACCGTAAAAGCACCTTATATGGGATTAGTGATTGATATTAATACGTTGGTAGGGCAAAGAGTGAGCATAGGAGATCCCTTAGTCACGATTTCACCTGATGTCGCCCCATTTGTTATTAGCTATTTAGATCCAAAGCATATTGATAAGGCAAAGCTCGGAACCGAAGTGATGGTGACACTACCTAATGGAAAGAAGGTGAAAGCAAGGGTGTCTTTTTCTATTGGGTTAACCTCAAAAGTTCCGCCTCAATTAGCAAAACCTTTTGAAGGAGCTAAAGCATTATTAAAAGTGAAGATAACCTTTTTAGGCGGATTACTTGAAGGAGAGTGGGTTGAAGGGATGCCCGTTGAAGTGTCTTTTTAG
- a CDS encoding IS982-like element ISVsa6 family transposase: MNKLVDIFCDVDDFCYQFLSQWEKYLVEASERKRKRQSVMSTSECMTIVIAFHQSNHRDFKNFYIGLVHQYWKGYFPNLLSYTRFVSKMPSLIAPMCAYFQSIKGKPTGIAFVDSTSLKVCHNIRIPRHKVFDGVAKRGKGTMGWFFGFKLHLLINHLGEIISLKITAGNVNDRTPVPDLCKELSGKLYADKGYIGKKLSESLKNSDVDLVTTSRKNMKAKEISAFDKAMLSKRYIIETINDQLKNISQIEHSRHRSVTGFMLNVISGVVAYCLKKQKPRIKLSECEFELILA, from the coding sequence ATGAATAAATTAGTTGATATATTTTGTGATGTCGATGATTTTTGTTATCAATTCTTATCTCAATGGGAAAAATACCTTGTTGAGGCTAGTGAGAGAAAAAGAAAACGTCAGTCAGTAATGTCTACTAGTGAATGTATGACTATTGTCATCGCTTTTCATCAATCAAATCATAGAGATTTCAAGAACTTCTATATCGGGTTAGTTCATCAATATTGGAAAGGATACTTTCCAAATTTACTTAGCTACACTCGATTTGTGAGCAAAATGCCTAGCCTAATCGCCCCAATGTGTGCCTATTTTCAATCTATCAAAGGTAAGCCGACTGGCATTGCTTTTGTTGACTCCACGAGTCTTAAAGTATGCCATAACATTCGAATTCCTCGCCATAAAGTCTTTGATGGTGTTGCGAAAAGAGGAAAAGGTACCATGGGATGGTTTTTCGGCTTCAAACTTCATTTATTGATTAACCATCTTGGAGAAATTATTTCGCTGAAAATCACAGCTGGCAATGTAAATGATAGGACTCCTGTACCTGATTTATGCAAAGAACTCTCGGGGAAATTGTACGCTGATAAAGGGTACATAGGTAAAAAGTTGAGTGAGAGCTTAAAGAACTCTGATGTCGATTTAGTGACTACCTCGCGAAAAAACATGAAAGCAAAAGAGATAAGTGCTTTTGATAAGGCTATGTTATCAAAGAGATACATTATCGAAACGATAAATGACCAATTGAAGAATATCTCTCAAATTGAACATAGCCGTCATCGTAGCGTGACTGGTTTCATGCTAAATGTAATTTCAGGCGTTGTGGCTTATTGTTTAAAAAAACAAAAGCCACGAATTAAGCTATCAGAATGTGAATTTGAACTAATCCTCGCTTAA
- a CDS encoding glycosyltransferase family 2 protein, whose protein sequence is MGEFQYVLHTITGTLGAYWELILTFIPIMLVVEVPLMLFVFIGVLRWSWRDNHSVANVSPSISFVITCYREGDGITQTIDTLAEQIYPGEIEILIVVDGAKQNPKTYHAALNGVYRHQSRENRTLKVLPKWQRGGRVSTLNAGLAEAKNDLVINVDGDTSFDNDVALRFAKSFSNPNVIACGGALRVRNRDESFWTKMQALEYMMSMQTSKTGMATWGLLNNISGAFGAFRRSIIKQVGGWDTHTGEDLDLTMRLKQYKGRYRNIELDFSPKAIGHTDVPETFTGLMSQRLRWDGDLLFIYLRKHKQGLTPKLLGWGSFLYTLVYGVLQAVLLPLLITLFNFYLFLSFPNTVVFAVFSCLYVIYLFFIALTFLVYLCLISERVKEDREMLLWLIIYPFYALFMRFVTAFSMVNEIVRRSHEESSMAPWWVLKRGKRF, encoded by the coding sequence ATGGGTGAGTTTCAATATGTGCTTCATACCATTACGGGGACACTTGGCGCGTATTGGGAACTTATTCTTACGTTTATACCCATCATGTTGGTTGTTGAAGTCCCGTTAATGTTGTTTGTTTTTATTGGTGTTTTACGCTGGTCTTGGCGTGATAATCATTCGGTAGCTAATGTGTCACCATCCATAAGCTTTGTGATCACTTGTTATAGAGAAGGTGATGGGATTACCCAAACGATTGATACACTTGCTGAACAAATATACCCAGGTGAAATTGAAATATTAATCGTTGTTGATGGGGCGAAACAGAACCCAAAGACTTATCATGCGGCGTTAAATGGGGTTTACAGACATCAATCGAGAGAAAACAGAACATTAAAAGTATTGCCTAAATGGCAAAGGGGAGGACGAGTCTCAACCTTAAATGCAGGATTAGCGGAAGCAAAAAACGATCTTGTGATTAATGTCGATGGTGATACGTCGTTTGATAATGATGTTGCATTGCGGTTTGCAAAATCGTTTTCAAATCCTAATGTGATTGCGTGTGGTGGCGCATTACGAGTTCGTAATCGTGATGAGAGTTTTTGGACTAAGATGCAAGCATTAGAATACATGATGTCGATGCAAACCAGTAAAACAGGAATGGCGACATGGGGATTACTTAATAATATATCGGGGGCGTTTGGGGCATTTCGTCGCTCTATTATCAAACAAGTTGGAGGGTGGGATACGCATACCGGAGAAGATCTGGATCTGACGATGAGATTAAAACAATATAAAGGTCGTTATCGCAATATTGAATTGGATTTTTCTCCCAAAGCGATTGGTCATACCGATGTTCCGGAAACATTCACAGGATTAATGTCACAACGATTACGTTGGGATGGTGACTTACTCTTTATTTACCTTCGTAAGCATAAACAAGGGCTTACTCCTAAATTACTTGGATGGGGTAGTTTTTTATATACGTTGGTTTATGGGGTGCTTCAAGCTGTTCTTCTGCCTTTATTGATCACATTATTTAATTTTTATCTTTTTCTTTCTTTTCCAAATACCGTTGTATTCGCTGTTTTCAGTTGTTTGTACGTTATCTATTTATTTTTTATCGCGCTCACTTTTCTTGTTTATCTTTGTCTTATTTCTGAAAGAGTAAAAGAAGACAGAGAAATGCTGTTGTGGTTAATTATCTATCCTTTTTATGCATTATTTATGAGATTTGTTACCGCATTTTCAATGGTTAATGAAATTGTTAGACGGAGTCACGAAGAGTCGAGTATGGCTCCGTGGTGGGTACTTAAACGAGGTAAAAGGTTTTAA
- a CDS encoding TackOD1 domain-containing metal-binding protein has translation MNSKVNNEVLIYVVGNDIPINKSEINFVYVNSIEELALETPAICILSLSPKDQNNALLYLHTHLPIWNGLLYVLQESLLSPYLSDGIWNPFNYQDRWVLHQEKLALIQKEPADKLLAWLWLAPHRRLSPICQSDQQAIYNYPLFNCYSKVEDSPYHYFQLADKMGYVEKEKTLDKIRLCPSCNSGHLNYIETCPACKSINIDEIISLHCFTCGHIDKEESFTKKEKLECSNCFTKLRHIGVDYDRPLERYHCGDCHLSFSESVVRVRCLSCFVVNEVNDLVVRPIHEFKVGEQVSNLMVYGRRAVEQELTLNGLIDKTSFHNLLVWINKLALRHEQSHVLLGVKVSGIENYTHQFGEIKRLQLIDTISNNFNGILRDTDICCQYDNEILLLLMPMTPTDSSPIIEHKIKGIADSIESDLIDLNVYIWSLPDKQLQNNASGWLATHFEAIAHG, from the coding sequence ATGAATTCAAAAGTTAATAATGAAGTACTTATTTATGTTGTCGGTAACGATATTCCGATCAATAAAAGTGAGATTAACTTTGTTTATGTTAATAGCATTGAAGAATTGGCACTAGAAACCCCTGCGATTTGCATCCTATCGTTATCTCCTAAAGATCAAAATAACGCCTTACTGTATTTACATACTCATTTACCGATTTGGAATGGACTTTTGTATGTATTGCAAGAGAGTTTATTGAGTCCATATTTATCTGATGGTATTTGGAATCCGTTTAATTACCAAGATCGTTGGGTATTACATCAAGAGAAGCTCGCCTTAATTCAAAAGGAACCTGCGGATAAATTACTTGCGTGGTTGTGGTTAGCTCCTCATCGCCGTTTATCTCCAATATGCCAAAGTGATCAACAAGCGATTTATAACTATCCTTTATTTAATTGTTATTCAAAAGTAGAGGACAGTCCTTATCATTATTTTCAATTAGCAGACAAAATGGGGTATGTAGAGAAAGAAAAAACACTCGATAAAATTAGATTATGTCCGTCATGCAATAGTGGGCATTTGAATTACATTGAGACTTGTCCCGCATGCAAAAGCATAAATATTGATGAAATCATTTCTCTGCATTGTTTTACATGTGGTCATATCGATAAAGAAGAAAGTTTCACCAAAAAAGAGAAACTAGAATGTTCTAATTGTTTCACTAAATTACGTCATATTGGTGTGGATTACGATAGACCATTAGAGCGCTATCATTGTGGTGATTGTCATTTATCTTTCTCTGAATCTGTCGTGAGAGTTCGTTGTTTATCTTGCTTTGTTGTCAATGAAGTTAATGACTTAGTGGTTCGTCCAATTCACGAATTTAAAGTAGGAGAGCAAGTGAGTAATTTAATGGTGTATGGAAGACGAGCCGTAGAACAAGAGTTAACGCTCAATGGTTTGATCGATAAAACATCATTTCATAACTTACTTGTTTGGATTAATAAATTAGCGCTTAGGCATGAACAAAGTCATGTTTTACTCGGCGTGAAAGTGTCAGGGATAGAAAACTATACTCATCAATTTGGTGAAATTAAACGGTTGCAATTGATTGATACAATATCAAATAATTTTAATGGGATTTTAAGAGATACCGACATTTGTTGCCAGTATGACAATGAGATATTGTTACTTCTCATGCCAATGACACCGACAGATTCCAGTCCGATTATTGAACATAAAATTAAAGGTATTGCGGATAGCATTGAGTCGGATCTGATTGATCTTAATGTGTATATCTGGTCTTTGCCTGACAAGCAATTACAGAACAATGCTTCAGGATGGTTAGCCACGCATTTTGAGGCCATAGCTCATGGGTGA